The DNA window GGCCATTTTTTAGTTATGTGTGGTTGTGTTGATGTGAGTTTTAAAAGCTACATGCTTGACAATGAAGTGGAATAACAAAGCATACAAGTACAACTTAAACAGCAGCAGTCCTTACTTAAATCAACTTCAACAGAAAATTATACATTTTGATTATATAGTCTAGTGCAATCTTTGTTTCAATTGATCATAATTGCTAAAGTTTTAAAAACATATCGGATCAAAACATGTTTAAACTTAGATTCTTGGACACAAGAAAACAATCTCATTTCCAAAAGAGTTTAAATCACGCAAACAAGTTAATAAACCTTACACTACAATTGAATGAGGTTAGAGGTCGATGTAGCACAACCTCTTTTCAAAGTAAATACCAACAGAAATAGATATATCGAGTCAATATAGCTCATTGATATGAGATATCATTCAGTAATTTCATACCTTCCTCACTCAACTTCACTTTCTCCATTTTAATCCGTTGACGCATAGTTGAACTCTTTTTTCTAGAGGCTGCATAAATTCTTATCAAAGATTCAAGTACCTCGGATTGCAATTTATACTTTGACTTTGTCAAAATTGCCAGGAAAGCCTCAGCACCCTCAACATCCTCGTTATGTTCAAGGTGTTGCATCAGATCCCGAACAATTAAAGGGGAAGGAGCCCATTCATCACCTTCCACTTTACCAGCAGAAATTGCATTTTCGACACAATCCACAGCTGATTTAATATCTCTCCTTTTCATATAGTAATCAAGGTAGAGTTTCCAAGATTTTGAATTAGGCTTAGATCCTCTCCTCCGGGCAAGGTTCATGAGCACTTCAGCCTTATTAAATAAACCTTCTCTTAGATAAGCTCCAATTAGGACATTTCCAACACGAATATCATAAGTTTTGCAACCAGATGCCCACTCCTTAAAACATTTCTCTGCACCTGGTAAATCGTTCAAGTTAACCAATACTTGTATCATATTTAGATAACTTATGTTTGCTGTTCTGTGAAAAACTAACTTCAAGGACCGCCAGATACGATATACTTCATGCAAATTTCCAGTGCGTCCATGCAACGTGATCAGAAATTGGTAGGCAGAAAGTTCTCTGCGAGTATTTTTAACCTCCAATTCCCTAAGAGCCTTGTTGGCCTTATCAAATAGTCCGGCATCAGCATAAATTGATGCTAAATTACTGTATGTTGTCCAATCTCCAGCTACTCGACCATCTCGTTTCATCTCATCTATAACTTTCTCAACCCCAGGTATATCTTCAACAGCAGCAAGAGCCCTCATCCAGACGTTGTAGGTATAAATGTCCGGCATGATATCACAGGCCTTCATTTCCTGGATAATTGTTGGAACCATTTTTGGCAGCCCCGTTTTCAAGTGAAGGGTCATTAGGCTGTTATACGGCATGGAAGTCAATTCCAAATTAAGTTCTTTCATCTTTTCAAATAAAGCTACTGCTTTTTCAGTCATCAAGTCTTTGCAGTAACAATTAAGAAGAGCACCATAGGTGAGATGATTTTTTGAAGATTCAGGCAGATTGAGAAAGTAGGTTTCAGCGGCAGAAATTCCATTACTTTTTGCAACTAGATCGAGGTGAATCGCTTCATCACTGACTGTCCTGTTCATTCCCCTTTTCTCCATAGTTTCTGACAACTACAGAGAACAAAGAACCAAAGTAGGTGTGAATTTATGAATCGTAAAACTAGAGAATTGGAGAAGCAGTGACTAATATTTTGCAGTAACATGATTTAAAAACCTACACAGATTCGAAATTTGTCCTAGCACCATCCCGTACTCAACCACTTCACTACTATGTGTTCGGTCACACTTCTATTCCATAATATGCATCAAAACAACAAATAAGACACAAGGCACACAGCAAAAACAAAATCAACAAAGAAACACAGGGCACCAAAAAATGCAAGTAAATTTTAAATCCACACACCTTGAGCGCAGGGCCATAAAGCTTGCGGCTGCGAAGATGCTTGAGAGATTTCCCTACTTCCCATTTGTAAGCACTTTTATAAGACTTCAAGAAGTGATTAAGCTGTTCCCTAACACTCTGATCTTCTCCGCCATTCTTAAACAGGTTCTTGTAAAGAGCTTCTTCCACGTACTTTTTACCTGACCTCTTCAAAATGCTCCTTTTCTTCTCAAACTGTCGCATAAATGAAGAGGCCATCGTTCTTGTAAAACCCTAAATCGGCGAGGGAAATGGTGGAAGACTAAATTGATCGAAACTACAAAAGGAAGGCTTGATATATTATTTTCCATCATTTTAGTTttgtaattttataaataaaaattaataattaacacaaaataaataaatgtttcTAGCTGGGGTGTCTAAGCTGAATTTACCCTAATTTAATTCGACTGGTTGACTTGGTGCAAAGAGCTACAGAAAAATttatacatatttaattttacAATACGAATGCAACCTTCCagaaatttaattttgttatAATATAATAACACAGTTATTTTTTAAGATTCAAATTGTTTGCATATTAATTGACATTATgtgataattaataaaaaaaatatcaatattttttgCTAAAAATTAATAGATACatgcaaaacatattttaatcaaaacCAAAAAAACATATATTGAGAATTTGAGAGAAATGCAATGAATAGATAGatagatgtatatatatttggatGATTCAAAGGGCTcagtttctttttctttttcttttcacaACCTGGATTAGGGGTGggtacggtacggtataccgtaccgaactaCGGTACCGTATATCATATCGAAAATATCGATATGGAATTttttcataccgataccgataccgaaaattcggtataccgcacattcggtataccgaattttcagtatgaaaaaaattcatacCGGTACCGTACCGACACCGAAAACTTTATCggtaccgaaataccgaaaaaaaaaatatttcgtaccgataccgaaaatttcggtacggtataaattttcggtataccgattttttcggtaagttcggtattttttcgatacggtttttcggtatttcggtatttcggtattttttcccacccctaacCTGGATGGTCAAATATATGGTGTAAATGCTGAACAATTATGTGTGCAACAATTTCATCATGTCCACCCTTTGCTTCTCTCCCTCTAATCTTAGTTTCACTAGGACATGCAGCTTATCACCACAAGATATTGAAACTTTTCATGGTttcattttactttatctgtatacatacgtgatcaacatagataaagtctttgattatactttaatacaaatgaatcgtactTCGATATTGAAaatcatttgtaaacactgtataatctaaattcgttttagtcgattcagctgcctaAAACAAAGATAAAGACCGCTTGAGTTTGAAACTAGCATATGTAATGTTGTGTACCGTGTTTCTtgataagggcatagagatgtccaaatatGCAAATTGATAATCATATGAttattataccgaacaaccttTCTTGGACATTCCAAGTGATTATCATTCATCAAGAGGAAAAATCTGTAGTtgtgattgtacatcattagtccttacgacccgagacAACCCTGAGACTCTACATACTAGGAATGTTGTAAGGTCTATGAAATTAAATTTATGTAacatgaatgcatgcaatctaggattttagttaaattatgtattaaattatttttatgcatttaatgcataaatATTTCATGGATATGATTTATTTcacgatattttaaaagttcatgcattaaggtttttaagctgtatttcgcgctcgagcaaggaacggagaccggggaaaattgagaaaaatatttttatcaaatgattaattttaattaattaatataaggtgttttaagtgttttttttttcaagaaatgggctttgttgaGTTTTTTTATccgccagagcatatttttaatcggtacacaAATTTAATCGaacggaggactttttgagggctcgatcaatattttcaaaaacttaccaaaatgaaatattttttcgagagtgtgtgtgggcttgatgggcctatttttaagcttagtggctcaaaaccctttttaaactttttaaaatataattaatggcCCATTAGCATTTTTGCTTATTATTTAATCACTACAAAACATACCCTAAACCTAACCCTAGTCCTATCAGCCATCCACCCCACACTCCAGCAGCCTCATTCACATGATTTTCAGCAGCCAAGTCTCGGTTCTCCCCTTAGCTTGAAGATTAATTCATTCTTCGATCCTCCGGCGCTTCCCCGACACGTGTTTCTTAAGTTTTCGTTCATatatcatcaaggcacgctatgttgtaatgcccgagatttcaattgttgttaatctgaaatgattcattgactaattgatgtgattatagatggaacaGATTAGACCGAGATAGGCGAAAATAAGatcgaattatgtgcgaggacagaacacctcgcgcatatgcacgaccggacagggcgcatatgcgcgaggcaggcagaacacctcgcgcatatgcgcgacgtgtatccgcgcatgtgcgcgagggtacccgagagttgtgaagaacctcgcgcatatgcgctgaatgtgggcgcgcatatgcgcgagctgccgtgtagacacgcgccgagacttagtgTCTTGCgtatatgcgccgaggagggtcgctcatatgcgcgagatgtgttGCTCAAAGATAAAGCCATTTTGTCCATCACATGCAAGATGTatataatttgatttataccttCGGTTGGCAAGAAGAACAAAGCACGAGAATCCTCCCGGGAAAGCTTCAAGTTATTTTGAGGTTGAAAATTTGATTTGCGAGAAATCCGctcgttagattttgaatccgacttcagtactgtgttcctatcgacacagGCTACAACTAaacgtaagttttactaagttttgatatgttttgaaattatgatactgccagaatcggatatgattcatatatggtgtttttttGACataatagacatcgtataatcgaaaccggattgaagaacggataccgtatgaaattgttatgattttctgagttgatttgattgagatgtgatatcagatttgtatcgttattgattatgagttgtggtaattgatatctgttgatattgtattgacgagTATATTCAGATTATTCCGTTATGTTGTTGaatttgagttagattcagattgatcagtttcggtattgatttgagcagtatattgatattgtacttcttgatattgtcattgccagattgagtattgagagactttgaattccagacttgaacgttgtcagaactacaattaaagaaatgtataagtcaatgtcgatCCGGGAAAATGACTCGAGTGTGATATaattgagtttccctaaaccacatacttattgttattgggtcattgatttgaattgatttgcttgttctattgattcatagaaagcatgtattagacgattggTCTCGTGACAGAAGGGCCAGATGGTGATGaatcgtcactgacccattgcacattgtcaccgaataGTGATTGACCGAGGTTGCCAAAGTctttgacggataggtcaagacactggatgtttggtttatatcgatgtttgattagaggtggatttacttctattactgagattcgatatagtatgccaacgtctggaaaccgggatccctatattaggaatgagtctagtctgagatatgGAGTCAGGAGTTGATTAacagatttatattgaattatgttttcagattttgatagatattactgatatcagtctcatgctttatattgattatatgatcgcatgtatcgttgatttatactgggatgtatttctcaccggagttatccgactgttgtcgtgtttgtatgtgtgcatggcaacaggtgggacatgatcagggtcgaggagatgaagagagaacgtgat is part of the Primulina tabacum isolate GXHZ01 chromosome 18, ASM2559414v2, whole genome shotgun sequence genome and encodes:
- the LOC142533175 gene encoding large ribosomal subunit protein mL101 (rPPR4) — encoded protein: MASSFMRQFEKKRSILKRSGKKYVEEALYKNLFKNGGEDQSVREQLNHFLKSYKSAYKWEVGKSLKHLRSRKLYGPALKLSETMEKRGMNRTVSDEAIHLDLVAKSNGISAAETYFLNLPESSKNHLTYGALLNCYCKDLMTEKAVALFEKMKELNLELTSMPYNSLMTLHLKTGLPKMVPTIIQEMKACDIMPDIYTYNVWMRALAAVEDIPGVEKVIDEMKRDGRVAGDWTTYSNLASIYADAGLFDKANKALRELEVKNTRRELSAYQFLITLHGRTGNLHEVYRIWRSLKLVFHRTANISYLNMIQVLVNLNDLPGAEKCFKEWASGCKTYDIRVGNVLIGAYLREGLFNKAEVLMNLARRRGSKPNSKSWKLYLDYYMKRRDIKSAVDCVENAISAGKVEGDEWAPSPLIVRDLMQHLEHNEDVEGAEAFLAILTKSKYKLQSEVLESLIRIYAASRKKSSTMRQRIKMEKVKLSEEGMKLLNDISYQ